The genome window GCGATTTATTGTTTTAATATTATTATTTAAAAATAAATTTACCTGTATTTAATCTGTAAATAAAGAAAATTGAAGCTTAAGAGGAAATTTAGAGCGTAATATTCAAATATAGGGACTTTTCAGCGACAATAAATTCTTCAAATCATGTCTTTGAATTACTTAAAATTCATTATAATGATTTAGTACATAATAAAAGGTTAAATTAACATATTATTAGTTCCAAATATAATTATTATAATGTTGAATATGGAGATCCAATATTTAAATGGATGTAGCTAAATTTTTTCGAGGCAGGTTTCAATAATATAAGCATAGGGGATATATATGGATATAAAAATGGATATTAAAAAAATAGAAGCTCCAGAAGATTGTAATTTAATTTTGGGCCAAAGTCATTTTATTAAAACTGTGNNNNNNNNNNGGTCCGTGTCTTGTTCGGAAAGCAGGTAATGATGAAGTATTGGTTAAGCTGGCAGGGGATAAAATTTTTGAAATTGGTTGTGGCCATTCCTTTTTAATATTTCTTAAAAATGCATATCCAATCAATGTTTTACAGCGGATAATGAGCGTTCCTGAAGTTGTAAATATTTATTGT of Methanobacterium sp. contains these proteins:
- a CDS encoding adenosine-specific kinase gives rise to the protein GPCLVRKAGNDEVLVKLAGDKIFEIGCGHSFLIFLKNAYPINVLQRIMSVPEVVNIYCATANPVQVIIASTEQGSGIMGVIDGSRPKGIESREDEEERKEFLRKFGYKF
- a CDS encoding adenosine-specific kinase, coding for MDIKMDIKKIEAPEDCNLILGQSHFIKTV